The proteins below are encoded in one region of Polynucleobacter sp. AP-Nino-20-G2:
- a CDS encoding tripartite tricarboxylate transporter substrate binding protein yields the protein MKLKKTLFAGIAAVVSASALLSSNIASAQKDWPTKSIQLIVPFAAGGPTDSIARLIAVPMGQALGQTVVVENVPGAGGTIASTKVARAAPDGYTIYIHHMGMATANALYDKLPYDPMTSFEYIGQVADVPMVLLGKKDLPANNFKELEAYIKANGSKVTMANAGPGAVSQLCGLLFQSRLGVKLTNIPYKGTGPALTDLLGGQVDLLCDQTTQTIPYIKDGRVKAFGTTTMKRLPAIPNVPTLNEQGLKGFEVKVWHGVYAPKGTPQPVLDKINAALKKALNTPDVQKRLNDSNIDIVPMDKVSAKGLKSHLESEINIWGPVIRKSNIPD from the coding sequence ATGAAATTAAAGAAAACCTTATTCGCTGGAATTGCTGCGGTTGTTAGCGCTAGCGCCTTATTGAGCAGCAATATCGCATCCGCTCAAAAAGACTGGCCAACCAAATCCATTCAGCTAATAGTTCCTTTTGCGGCCGGTGGCCCAACTGACTCCATTGCACGCTTAATCGCTGTTCCAATGGGTCAAGCTTTAGGCCAAACAGTGGTTGTTGAGAACGTTCCTGGCGCTGGCGGCACGATCGCTTCCACCAAAGTGGCTCGCGCCGCACCAGATGGCTACACCATTTATATTCATCACATGGGTATGGCAACAGCAAACGCCCTGTACGACAAACTCCCATACGATCCAATGACTAGCTTTGAATACATTGGACAGGTAGCTGATGTGCCGATGGTATTACTAGGCAAGAAAGATTTGCCAGCAAACAACTTTAAAGAGCTCGAAGCCTACATTAAGGCGAATGGATCTAAAGTGACGATGGCCAATGCCGGTCCTGGCGCAGTGTCACAACTGTGCGGCCTCTTATTCCAAAGCCGCTTGGGCGTGAAATTGACCAACATTCCTTACAAAGGAACTGGCCCTGCTTTGACTGACCTCTTGGGTGGCCAAGTTGACCTCTTGTGCGACCAAACTACACAAACGATTCCTTACATCAAGGATGGCCGCGTGAAGGCGTTTGGCACAACAACAATGAAACGCTTGCCAGCGATTCCGAATGTTCCAACTTTGAACGAACAGGGACTAAAAGGCTTTGAAGTTAAAGTTTGGCACGGTGTTTATGCGCCTAAGGGCACTCCACAGCCAGTCTTGGACAAGATCAATGCCGCATTGAAGAAAGCCCTCAATACGCCCGATGTTCAAAAACGCTTGAATGATTCCAATATCGATATCGTGCCAATGGATAAAGTATCCGCCAAAGGCCTCAAGTCTCATCTTGAAAGCGAAATCAATATCTGGGGTCCAGTCATTCGCAAATCCAATATTCCAGATTAA
- a CDS encoding pirin family protein, with protein sequence MLTLRKAQDRGYADHGWLKSFHSFSFAGYYDPQFMGWGNLRVINEDRVAAGMGFGKHGHRNMEIISYVLSGELAHEDSMGNVKGIPPGDVQRMSAGTGVTHSEFNHAKDQTTHFLQIWIEPNTLEVAPSYEQKTIPLADKQGKLCLVASPEGQGNSVKIHADAKMYAGLFNGDETVKLDLNPKRKAYVHLIKGKLNINGVALQGGDALLIEDENFLLISEGSDAEVLVFDLSQQ encoded by the coding sequence ATGCTAACCCTCAGAAAAGCCCAAGATCGAGGTTATGCCGATCATGGCTGGCTCAAAAGCTTTCATTCCTTCTCATTTGCCGGCTATTACGACCCCCAATTCATGGGCTGGGGCAATTTAAGAGTCATCAATGAAGATCGAGTGGCGGCGGGCATGGGCTTTGGTAAGCATGGCCATCGCAATATGGAGATCATTAGCTACGTCCTGTCTGGTGAATTAGCTCACGAAGACAGTATGGGCAATGTCAAAGGCATTCCCCCAGGCGATGTGCAGCGCATGAGCGCAGGAACCGGTGTAACGCATAGTGAATTCAATCACGCCAAAGATCAAACTACCCATTTTTTGCAAATCTGGATTGAGCCCAACACTTTAGAGGTGGCTCCCAGCTACGAACAAAAAACAATTCCCTTGGCCGATAAGCAAGGAAAGCTGTGCTTAGTTGCCTCCCCCGAAGGTCAGGGAAATTCCGTCAAGATTCATGCGGACGCCAAAATGTATGCAGGTCTTTTTAATGGAGACGAGACAGTCAAACTCGATCTCAATCCTAAACGCAAGGCATATGTACACCTCATCAAGGGCAAGCTCAATATTAATGGAGTGGCACTCCAAGGTGGCGACGCTTTATTGATAGAAGATGAGAATTTTCTATTGATTAGCGAAGGAAGCGATGCTGAAGTTTTAGTCTTTGATCTCAGTCAGCAATAA
- a CDS encoding NAD(P)/FAD-dependent oxidoreductase: MDRRHFIGQSAAALGLLAGFSTQAKANLQKAEILVIGGGYGGATAAKYLRLLSNNTARVTLIEPNASFVSCPLSNLVVGGSRTMSEITSPYDTLSKNHGVKIIQDSVSSIDADKKIVKLASGKTLRYDKVVVSPGVSLIMNSIEGLAQANKDGVTLQAWKAGAETLALHKQLAAMRDGGTFIISIPEAPYRCPPGPYERACQVANYIKHNKAKSKVLILDANQDVTSKGALFKKVWAEQYSGIIEYLPKHNVTGVDAKTKTVKLEVQDDIKGDVLNLLPAMSAGEIAVKTGLANSNGRWVNVNFLNFESTARKDIHVLGDSIQIAPLMPKSGHMANQHAKVAAAAIVAELSGWEINPAPVLTNTCYSFVNDREVVHVASVHQYNAAEKTFKAVPGSGGLSPAPSALEGVYAWGWAHNIWADSLA, translated from the coding sequence ATGGATCGTCGACATTTTATTGGCCAAAGTGCTGCCGCACTCGGATTACTCGCAGGCTTCTCTACACAAGCAAAAGCAAATCTACAAAAAGCAGAAATTCTGGTGATTGGTGGTGGCTACGGTGGTGCAACCGCCGCTAAATATCTCCGCCTGCTATCAAACAATACTGCGCGCGTCACATTAATTGAGCCCAATGCTTCGTTTGTGTCATGCCCCCTTTCCAACCTAGTGGTTGGTGGCTCACGCACCATGTCTGAGATTACATCCCCATACGACACTCTCAGCAAAAATCATGGCGTGAAAATCATTCAAGATAGCGTTTCCAGCATTGATGCCGACAAGAAAATCGTTAAGCTCGCCTCTGGAAAAACCTTGCGCTATGACAAGGTAGTGGTTTCCCCCGGCGTCTCACTCATCATGAATAGCATCGAAGGACTGGCGCAAGCCAATAAAGATGGGGTTACCTTACAGGCATGGAAGGCCGGAGCTGAAACCCTTGCATTGCACAAGCAACTCGCTGCAATGCGTGACGGCGGTACATTCATCATCAGCATTCCAGAGGCGCCATATCGCTGCCCTCCTGGACCGTATGAGCGCGCCTGCCAAGTCGCCAACTACATCAAGCACAATAAGGCGAAGTCCAAAGTGCTTATCCTCGATGCGAACCAAGATGTCACCTCTAAAGGCGCCTTGTTTAAAAAAGTTTGGGCAGAGCAGTACTCTGGAATTATTGAGTACCTACCAAAGCACAACGTCACTGGTGTGGATGCCAAAACCAAGACAGTCAAACTAGAGGTTCAAGATGACATCAAGGGTGATGTACTGAACTTACTGCCCGCGATGAGTGCCGGAGAAATTGCAGTGAAGACAGGCTTAGCGAATTCGAATGGACGCTGGGTGAATGTGAACTTCCTCAACTTTGAATCCACTGCTCGCAAAGATATTCACGTCTTGGGTGACTCAATTCAAATCGCACCACTCATGCCCAAATCCGGCCACATGGCCAATCAACACGCCAAAGTGGCAGCTGCGGCAATCGTTGCGGAATTGAGTGGCTGGGAAATTAACCCAGCACCAGTGCTTACCAACACCTGCTACAGCTTTGTGAACGACCGTGAGGTGGTTCACGTAGCTAGCGTCCATCAATACAACGCGGCCGAGAAAACCTTTAAAGCGGTTCCCGGCTCCGGTGGACTCTCGCCGGCCCCCTCTGCCCTAGAGGGAGTTTATGCATGGGGCTGGGCTCACAATATCTGGGCGGATAGTTTGGCTTGA
- a CDS encoding glycosyltransferase family 39 protein, which produces MRGSLTFRSAILILILGVFTYLYGLDSRFAPKNGDEYPYMHIVRMTADAGAWLPLQSEMDGIKNTKPPLVFWQGIASTAWGGDWALSALRWPSLLYTGLTALFLFFAVARFSGRRQTGLLAALVWLSFFATYRYGRPFLTDPPEVFWLSLPFFALLYWGKAAFNSTVIFPVLAGLSLGMALLAKSFAYIVPASFALGLFYWRWRQWSIPKLLVQDLYKLILVVALALGVFALWFALDPYPEAIWKEFVLGENAGKFEARSSHYLLDLLRGGDSIWMLILTTLANAGLFLFVLVSALMQCWKQRRFISLEESLLLLLTLAFFIVFSLPSQRSGRYLLPIMPALATLIALYWDRLPLWGFRIALVLQLILLGVLAWVGENLQLSNFLGQPGIWNYSYWHWVLMGASLILVLIGLFNPSRSKILALAGSFLCYCALTSSLSPLEGALGRYDQVTIDSVIARDVWVPCDYRAKDEEYRLLLPKVNLHGYLAKDAGDIPLLSSTYPLVAVQTPIGVEPVLCESCKILGKRMEMRARHSNEEIRAILMGQIGEHLFVNEYLISTPATIALPLVGKDACR; this is translated from the coding sequence ATGCGAGGTTCCCTTACTTTCCGTAGCGCAATTCTGATCCTGATTCTAGGTGTATTTACCTACCTATATGGTTTAGATAGTCGCTTTGCTCCAAAAAATGGGGATGAGTATCCCTATATGCATATTGTGCGGATGACTGCCGATGCGGGTGCCTGGCTGCCGCTTCAATCCGAGATGGATGGAATTAAAAACACTAAGCCTCCTTTGGTGTTTTGGCAGGGCATTGCAAGCACTGCTTGGGGCGGTGATTGGGCGCTGAGTGCCTTGCGTTGGCCCAGTCTTTTGTATACCGGCTTAACGGCACTTTTCTTATTTTTTGCGGTAGCCCGTTTTAGTGGCAGGCGACAAACTGGTTTATTGGCTGCTTTGGTTTGGCTTTCCTTTTTTGCGACCTATCGCTATGGCCGTCCTTTTCTAACGGACCCACCAGAAGTATTTTGGTTGAGTCTGCCATTTTTCGCACTTCTCTATTGGGGTAAGGCGGCCTTTAACTCTACAGTGATCTTTCCAGTTTTAGCAGGCTTGTCCTTAGGGATGGCACTGCTTGCCAAATCATTTGCTTATATTGTTCCCGCCTCATTTGCACTGGGATTGTTTTATTGGCGTTGGCGTCAATGGAGTATTCCAAAGCTATTGGTTCAGGATCTATACAAGCTGATCTTGGTTGTGGCATTGGCCTTAGGTGTCTTCGCACTCTGGTTCGCACTAGACCCCTATCCTGAAGCAATTTGGAAGGAGTTTGTACTTGGAGAAAACGCGGGTAAGTTTGAGGCGCGTAGCTCTCACTATCTTTTAGATTTGTTGCGGGGCGGCGATAGCATCTGGATGCTGATCTTAACGACCTTAGCAAACGCTGGTCTATTCCTATTTGTATTAGTTTCAGCGTTGATGCAATGCTGGAAGCAGCGCCGCTTTATTTCCCTGGAGGAGAGTCTCCTTCTCCTGCTTACGCTAGCCTTTTTTATTGTCTTTAGTTTGCCCAGTCAACGCTCTGGCCGTTATCTATTGCCGATCATGCCTGCCTTGGCTACATTGATTGCTTTGTATTGGGATCGCCTGCCTTTGTGGGGCTTTAGGATTGCCTTGGTGTTGCAGTTGATATTACTTGGCGTTCTTGCTTGGGTCGGTGAGAACTTGCAGTTATCGAATTTTTTAGGTCAGCCCGGTATTTGGAATTACTCCTATTGGCATTGGGTGCTCATGGGTGCGTCACTGATCTTGGTATTGATCGGTTTATTCAATCCAAGTCGCTCCAAGATATTGGCATTGGCGGGATCTTTCCTTTGTTACTGTGCGCTCACCAGCAGTCTCTCTCCATTAGAAGGGGCCTTGGGTCGCTACGATCAAGTCACGATCGATTCAGTGATAGCGCGTGACGTTTGGGTGCCATGTGACTATCGCGCCAAAGATGAAGAGTACCGACTTTTATTGCCCAAGGTGAATTTGCATGGCTATCTCGCAAAAGATGCGGGCGACATTCCCCTGTTAAGCAGTACTTATCCATTGGTTGCCGTTCAGACGCCGATTGGTGTTGAGCCGGTGCTTTGTGAGTCTTGCAAGATTCTGGGTAAACGCATGGAGATGCGGGCGCGTCATTCCAATGAAGAGATTCGGGCGATACTCATGGGTCAAATTGGAGAACATCTTTTTGTGAATGAGTATTTAATTTCTACCCCTGCAACAATCGCATTGCCACTCGTTGGTAAGGATGCCTGTCGATGA
- a CDS encoding exo-alpha-sialidase, with amino-acid sequence MSRVIAFCVLLLAAVLGYLHLDSRPIWAPFATPESSAINTQEESLELGESSSMPLTKSKAIKNTAPTQLASMSMHADWLPDTGAPSVHAASLIALQDGALRAFWFAGSREGAPDVVINTAVFDPHSARWSAPTVVMDRVSAEKGLSRYIAKLGNPVPARMVDGRIQLFFVTVSIGGWAGSSISSVISDDEGLTWSQPQRLITSPLINLSTLVKSPPLQFADGRMGLPAYHEWIGRFGEFLRIEASQVIDKRRMSSGRGAIQPVVFVAGPQEAGALFRQTRSSSQVKQIPVSVTSNAGQSWSVDKDIEIANPNSAIAALSLKNGARIMVLNNIEAGRYRLVMVMSDANSAQWKQVTVLEDDESLANEQRREFSYPYLTSVNGEDAHLVYTWDRKKIRHVYFPDAWLKHALTGLKEAP; translated from the coding sequence ATGAGTCGCGTGATTGCCTTTTGTGTGTTGTTGCTTGCTGCTGTCTTGGGCTATTTGCACTTAGATAGTCGTCCTATATGGGCGCCATTCGCAACACCTGAATCTTCTGCCATCAACACTCAGGAAGAGTCCCTTGAATTAGGCGAGTCTTCTTCGATGCCGCTTACAAAAAGCAAGGCAATTAAAAATACTGCTCCCACTCAACTAGCTTCGATGAGCATGCATGCGGATTGGTTGCCTGATACGGGCGCGCCTTCGGTACATGCCGCATCATTGATTGCGCTGCAGGACGGAGCTCTTAGAGCCTTTTGGTTTGCAGGTAGTAGAGAAGGTGCTCCAGACGTCGTGATTAATACGGCGGTATTTGATCCTCACTCGGCTCGCTGGAGTGCGCCAACGGTAGTCATGGATCGCGTTAGCGCGGAGAAGGGCTTATCCCGATATATCGCCAAGTTAGGCAATCCCGTTCCCGCCAGAATGGTTGATGGGCGCATCCAATTATTTTTTGTAACGGTTTCCATTGGTGGTTGGGCGGGTAGCTCAATCTCTTCAGTTATTTCAGATGATGAGGGTCTGACCTGGAGTCAGCCGCAGCGTCTCATTACCTCCCCATTAATTAATCTGAGCACTTTGGTGAAGTCGCCACCCCTTCAGTTCGCCGATGGTCGCATGGGTTTGCCTGCGTACCACGAGTGGATTGGTCGATTTGGGGAGTTCTTAAGAATTGAAGCGAGTCAGGTCATTGATAAACGTCGTATGAGCTCGGGCAGGGGTGCAATCCAGCCAGTAGTGTTTGTGGCAGGCCCACAAGAGGCGGGTGCACTCTTTCGTCAAACTCGCTCAAGCTCGCAAGTGAAGCAAATTCCCGTTAGCGTCACTAGTAATGCTGGGCAATCTTGGAGTGTTGATAAGGATATAGAAATTGCCAACCCGAATTCCGCGATTGCTGCCTTAAGTTTAAAGAATGGCGCTCGCATCATGGTGCTCAATAATATTGAGGCGGGTCGCTATCGCCTAGTCATGGTCATGAGTGATGCGAATTCCGCACAATGGAAGCAAGTAACAGTGCTTGAGGATGATGAGTCTTTGGCCAATGAACAACGTCGCGAGTTCTCTTATCCCTATCTGACTTCCGTCAATGGCGAAGATGCGCATTTGGTTTACACCTGGGATCGCAAGAAGATTCGTCACGTGTATTTCCCAGATGCTTGGCTTAAGCACGCGCTTACTGGTCTAAAGGAGGCGCCATGA
- a CDS encoding c-type cytochrome: MHLKNFKPIFIAGALIGLCQWSSASMAQTADQLYKRGLAATCANCHGTDGKGVVDGGMPLINTLTSEQMLTQLKAFKSGAREGTIMPQLAKGYTDEQLTTIANQLGNKQ, translated from the coding sequence ATGCACCTCAAGAATTTCAAACCGATTTTTATAGCGGGCGCACTCATTGGCTTGTGTCAATGGAGTAGTGCCAGCATGGCACAAACTGCCGATCAACTGTACAAGCGTGGCTTAGCCGCTACCTGCGCCAATTGCCATGGGACAGATGGCAAAGGTGTCGTTGATGGCGGGATGCCCTTGATCAACACTCTCACTAGCGAGCAAATGTTGACTCAATTAAAGGCGTTTAAGTCTGGTGCTCGCGAAGGCACGATCATGCCCCAACTCGCTAAGGGCTATACCGACGAACAACTCACTACGATTGCCAATCAACTTGGCAATAAACAATAA
- a CDS encoding phosphate-starvation-inducible protein PsiE yields MNMPTGTPKDAYKLEAAIERWTVPIGNLFVSLFHRIALFGIGAATVWSAAVAFLGMVSKGSASIEDLLLLFIYLEIGAMVGIYFKTNHMPVRFLIYVAITAVTRLIIDLVNTKHEADMAILFMGITILILALANAVVRYASFKFPSKSGENE; encoded by the coding sequence ATGAACATGCCCACCGGTACACCCAAGGATGCATACAAACTAGAAGCAGCGATAGAACGCTGGACAGTGCCAATTGGCAACCTATTCGTTTCCCTCTTTCACCGCATTGCCCTATTCGGAATTGGTGCAGCAACAGTCTGGTCGGCCGCAGTCGCATTCTTAGGCATGGTCTCCAAAGGGTCTGCCTCTATTGAGGATTTGCTCTTGCTCTTTATCTATTTAGAAATTGGCGCCATGGTGGGCATTTACTTTAAGACCAACCATATGCCAGTTCGCTTCTTGATCTATGTGGCCATTACTGCTGTAACGCGCCTCATCATCGATTTAGTCAACACCAAGCATGAGGCAGACATGGCGATTCTGTTTATGGGAATCACCATCCTGATCCTCGCTCTAGCCAACGCTGTAGTTCGCTACGCTTCATTCAAATTCCCGAGTAAGTCCGGAGAAAACGAATAA
- a CDS encoding CoA ester lyase — protein MNPLDTPIGYSSSFLFVPGTRPERFQKALDSNADAVIIDLEDAVAEEDKERARDAIRSAWPTFSAEQKKRLIIRSNSPGSKFYAADLILAQELEVACLLIPKSESLDQINGAAQILPKTAIIPMIETALGLDHLKEIANSEQVLRLALGNIDLQVDLGMVCDPQETELQTARYQIVLASRLAQIAPPIDGVTPSTDDVERIEDDAQRSKRMGFGGKLCIHPKQVGLVKAAFMPTAAEISWAQRVIEADKASKGGAVKLDGRMIDRPVVLLAQRTLAVAGKP, from the coding sequence ATGAACCCTCTCGATACCCCCATTGGCTATAGCAGCAGTTTTTTATTCGTTCCAGGCACACGTCCAGAGCGTTTTCAAAAAGCTTTAGACAGTAATGCAGATGCAGTCATTATTGATTTAGAGGATGCCGTAGCCGAAGAAGATAAAGAAAGAGCGCGTGACGCCATTCGGTCTGCATGGCCTACTTTTTCAGCGGAACAAAAGAAACGTCTCATCATTCGCTCCAACTCACCAGGTAGCAAGTTCTATGCCGCCGACCTCATCTTGGCGCAAGAATTGGAAGTAGCCTGTTTGTTAATTCCAAAAAGCGAATCGCTTGATCAAATCAATGGAGCTGCGCAAATTCTGCCAAAGACGGCCATCATTCCAATGATTGAAACCGCCTTAGGCTTAGACCACCTAAAGGAGATTGCCAACTCAGAACAAGTATTGCGCCTCGCTTTAGGCAATATTGATTTGCAAGTCGACTTAGGTATGGTCTGCGATCCACAAGAAACAGAGTTACAAACTGCCCGCTATCAAATCGTTCTTGCCTCACGTTTAGCGCAAATTGCCCCTCCAATAGATGGGGTTACTCCATCGACCGATGATGTGGAGCGGATTGAGGATGATGCGCAGCGCAGCAAAAGAATGGGGTTTGGCGGAAAACTCTGTATTCACCCAAAACAGGTGGGTCTAGTCAAGGCTGCATTCATGCCGACAGCGGCCGAAATCTCTTGGGCCCAGAGGGTCATTGAGGCGGACAAAGCCTCAAAAGGCGGTGCGGTAAAACTGGATGGCCGCATGATTGATCGCCCGGTGGTCTTACTAGCACAAAGAACCTTAGCTGTTGCTGGTAAACCCTAA
- a CDS encoding TAXI family TRAP transporter solute-binding subunit translates to MGSIKQDIKETYLGLFETVQEKWNDFTQFLMEAWPLLTILLVGLIGVWWYADPPPPRHVVMATGQLGGSYHALGEKYAAFFEKKGITLELLATKGAQENIEHLADRKDPVQAAFVQAGAFDPHTVTGVQSLGTISYDPIWLFYRGPEVKENDFQEIQARSKYFLNSRMSVGAKGSGTHAQAMHILKANGFDEGAHFLYLSGSQSVRALQKGEIDAAFIVDAYEAPNVQTLLADPTLHLSAFPRAEAYARLFPFMQILNVPTGAFSLVRNFPSKDIKLMASTTNLLIDDRMHPALQFLFLEAAREINGKASFFSEHGQFPSFKNTGLPESPVALHYEKNGSPLLMAYLPFWLAELINRLIFVLLPFCAVAYPVLLTLPGYRNKRIRRKINKLYGVLKGYEQELTDDFQPATKDQYLQKLDLLEYEALKLQVPKSMAGDYYSLRTSIDYVRNCLNRGTRPYQVIGEETLL, encoded by the coding sequence ATGGGAAGTATCAAACAAGACATTAAAGAAACCTACCTGGGTCTTTTTGAGACCGTCCAGGAAAAATGGAATGACTTTACCCAGTTTCTGATGGAGGCATGGCCCCTCTTAACCATTCTGTTGGTGGGATTAATAGGGGTATGGTGGTACGCCGATCCGCCGCCACCTAGACATGTGGTGATGGCGACCGGCCAGCTCGGAGGGTCCTATCACGCCCTAGGCGAGAAATACGCAGCCTTTTTTGAGAAAAAGGGAATCACTCTGGAGTTGCTCGCAACGAAGGGGGCCCAAGAAAATATTGAGCACTTAGCGGATCGCAAGGATCCCGTGCAAGCCGCCTTTGTTCAGGCGGGCGCATTTGATCCTCATACGGTTACTGGGGTGCAATCGCTTGGTACGATTTCTTATGATCCAATTTGGCTGTTTTATCGAGGTCCCGAGGTCAAGGAAAATGATTTTCAGGAGATTCAGGCGCGATCCAAGTATTTTCTCAACTCAAGAATGTCAGTTGGCGCAAAGGGGAGCGGTACTCACGCCCAAGCCATGCATATCTTGAAGGCCAATGGGTTTGATGAGGGCGCTCATTTTCTTTATCTCTCTGGCTCACAATCTGTCAGAGCCTTACAAAAAGGTGAGATCGATGCTGCATTTATTGTGGATGCCTATGAGGCTCCGAATGTGCAGACCTTGCTTGCTGATCCAACCTTACATTTATCTGCATTTCCTCGAGCAGAGGCCTATGCACGTTTATTTCCCTTTATGCAGATTCTCAATGTTCCAACGGGGGCGTTTAGTTTAGTGCGCAATTTCCCCTCCAAGGACATCAAACTAATGGCTTCAACAACCAATTTATTGATTGATGACAGAATGCATCCGGCCCTGCAATTTTTGTTCTTAGAAGCGGCGCGTGAGATTAACGGTAAAGCGAGTTTTTTCTCAGAGCACGGGCAGTTTCCTTCCTTCAAGAACACTGGTCTTCCTGAAAGTCCCGTGGCTTTGCATTATGAGAAAAATGGCTCACCACTCTTAATGGCTTATTTACCGTTTTGGTTGGCTGAGCTTATTAATCGATTGATATTTGTATTGTTGCCATTTTGCGCTGTGGCCTACCCAGTTTTGTTAACTTTGCCTGGCTATCGCAATAAACGCATCCGTCGCAAGATTAATAAGCTATACGGCGTCTTAAAGGGCTATGAGCAGGAGCTGACGGATGATTTTCAGCCTGCCACCAAAGATCAGTATCTGCAAAAACTCGACTTACTGGAATATGAGGCTCTGAAGTTACAGGTGCCTAAGAGTATGGCGGGGGATTATTACTCTCTACGTACCAGTATCGACTATGTGCGCAATTGCCTGAATCGGGGCACACGCCCCTATCAGGTTATTGGCGAAGAAACGCTACTGTAG
- a CDS encoding tripartite tricarboxylate transporter substrate binding protein, translating to MINKNIKKIVLSSLIAPFVFGSAFAAYPEKPIKMLVGYAPGSSTDIVGRMIANELSIVLKQAVIVENRGGAAGSLAADAVAKSAPDGYTVLFAQNGLAINVAANPKLPFNGQKDLLPVVGVAATPHILIVNQNSKAKTVPDLIAMLKADPGKLSFGSSGIGNSDHMAGELFLATTGTQAIHIPYKGGSPAATDLVGGQIDFYFAGMPVGLPLYKGDKVNALAVTGKNRFNGAPELVTIQEAGVKGYEMALWQGMFAPAGTPRAIVNTLNNAVLKILDTPEMKERFAKAGVQIAPMNTQQFSDLYFSDIARWKVVIEKAKIKLD from the coding sequence ATGATTAATAAAAATATTAAAAAAATAGTACTAAGTTCCTTGATAGCGCCATTTGTATTTGGCTCAGCGTTTGCCGCGTATCCCGAGAAGCCAATCAAGATGTTAGTTGGATATGCGCCTGGGAGTTCAACGGATATTGTAGGCAGAATGATTGCTAATGAACTGAGCATTGTTTTAAAACAAGCCGTGATTGTTGAGAATAGGGGTGGTGCCGCAGGTAGTTTGGCGGCAGATGCGGTTGCCAAGAGCGCCCCAGATGGGTATACCGTTCTATTTGCTCAGAATGGTTTAGCAATTAATGTTGCGGCAAATCCGAAGTTACCATTTAATGGTCAAAAGGATTTATTACCGGTTGTTGGTGTGGCTGCAACGCCTCATATTTTGATTGTGAATCAAAATTCAAAAGCTAAAACAGTGCCAGACTTAATTGCTATGCTCAAAGCCGATCCAGGAAAGCTGAGCTTTGGCTCCTCTGGGATTGGAAATTCAGATCATATGGCCGGAGAATTATTTTTAGCAACCACTGGCACGCAAGCAATTCACATTCCCTATAAAGGGGGCTCTCCAGCAGCAACGGATTTAGTGGGTGGCCAAATTGATTTTTATTTTGCGGGCATGCCGGTAGGCCTCCCTTTATACAAGGGTGATAAGGTAAATGCTTTGGCGGTTACTGGAAAGAATCGATTTAATGGTGCGCCTGAATTGGTGACAATTCAGGAGGCAGGCGTGAAGGGTTATGAAATGGCCTTATGGCAGGGGATGTTTGCACCAGCTGGCACCCCTCGCGCAATTGTGAACACCTTAAATAACGCCGTGCTAAAAATCTTAGATACGCCAGAAATGAAGGAGCGTTTTGCAAAAGCTGGCGTTCAGATTGCGCCAATGAATACTCAGCAATTTTCCGATTTGTATTTCTCGGATATTGCTAGATGGAAGGTCGTCATCGAAAAAGCAAAAATTAAACTAGATTAA